A stretch of Aedes aegypti strain LVP_AGWG chromosome 2, AaegL5.0 Primary Assembly, whole genome shotgun sequence DNA encodes these proteins:
- the LOC5564612 gene encoding GATOR complex protein WDR59 isoform X1 yields MLSSFTEGPRFGAPGTSVPSSMGGTGVGGLETVSCLSRRSAWVREYRDLQANVMSVDWSGSWILLAGRRQLALQSIRDYEMHDSPVMLSRDDGNGGSPGGLSKFPRPWKYEVSAAEWAICKDSQEYCAIATSQTIEVLTWESGKPTIKHSLRAHTRMITDIDWHSKIPHLLASCSIDTFTHLWDLRDPRKPVLSLNAVCMSGASQVGFNRVSGNLVATAHDGDLRIWDQRKGSCPIQYITAHLSRIHGINWSHDHETSLSTASQDGTVKYFDINNPRRAEKIITTSSPVWRARYTPFADGLVTISVPHQGRGENSLLMWNNSRQDAPICSLIGHTDVVLDFAWRRTSLTGTDPELITWSRDQTMRIWRIDEEIRKLCERYPMEEDDGLIIEEGVNLSRVNSGNNLKSPTREKQPSVSLQHEFSLLNPNIPHIDIEVLDPVKRTATVRISVNGYVIMLQVNFPLQYPNNGIGPEFTYCQGTSIDDDNLSVSLMKVLRATASQRVKKGRTCLEQCLRALVTQLKNSSNNGDKHLRLQSPRLEGALSSALHDACIPFPKTSGARFSQVGILVTFSRPLNTKRISLKHQNTTPRALSALSGGYLGNVMGSQPILYAHRDPSASSFYVHDRQKTSRNRGTQPKVCVATVNVYDISKILYVSKELAENYIVNTTNVAEMCRHNKEVAEKYGRPDLVQCWSLAEMIAQPNNDFDADDDMLCSQNPFAKSLLESLISHFARIYDIQTAAMLCCAFGRHCPSLYELSRSSSSSSKSVNQSHFLSGLRKIKPSGSPYHTILPVDSANSSNVWNLAQQLKHLRSNSWSDSLDDCRIAGIGDINRSLLGDSNRYLYDNFKRAYAEMLYRWGLLVTRTKILKYLSSYVDPPRCVEFVTECPLCCRIGSPACSTCKKPVLYCTLCRLPVRGAANACLHCGHGGHTEHMRIWFDKYDECATGCGCHCLQKSSALCNLN; encoded by the exons ATGTTATCTTCGTTCACGGAAGGGCCCCGATTCGGAGCCCCGGGCACCAGCGTCCCTTCCAGTATGGGCGGAACGGGCGTCGGAGGTCTGGAAACCGTAAGCTGCTTGTCGCGTCGTAGTGCTTGGGTTCGAGAGTATCGCGATCTGCAGGCTAATGTGATGTCCGTTGATTGGAGCGGGTCTTGGATTTTGCTGGCCGGAAGACGCCAACTTGCCCTGCAATCGATCAGAGATTACGAGATGCACGATTCCCCGGTAATGTTGAGCAGGGATGATGGCAACGGTGGAAGCCCAGGGGGATTGAGCAAGTTTCCACGGCCTTGGAAGTATGAAGTTTCGGCTGCTGAGTGGGCCATTTGTAAGGACAGTCAGGAATATTGTGCCATTGCAACGAGTCAGACAATAGAAGTGCTAACGTGGGAATCCGGAAAGCCAACGATTAAGCATTCCCTGAGGGCACACACCCGTATGATTACGGATATCGATTGGCACTCGAAGATACCGCATCTGCTGGCCAGCTGTTCCATTGACACGTTTACGCATTTGTGGGATCTGCGCGATCCGAGAAAACCGGTGCTTTCCTTGAATGCGGTTTGCATGTCCGGTGCCAGCCAAGTGGGCTTTAACAGGGTCTCGGGGAACTTGGTGGCAACAGCTCACGATGGCGACCTGAGGATCTGGGATCAACGCAAGGGATCGTGCCCTATTCAGTACATAACGGCCCACTTGTCGAGGATCCATGGAATCAATTGGAGTCATGATCACGAAACCAGCTTGTCGACGGCCAGCCAGGACGGAACGGTGAAATACTTCGACATTAATAATCCAAGACGAGCGGAGAAGATCATAACAACCTCTAGTCCTGTATGGAGGGCTCGTTATACGCCATTCGCCGATGGGTTGGTCACAATAAGCGTTCCTCATCAGGGAAGAGGAGAAAACAGTCTCCTGATGTGGAACAACTCCCGTCAAGACGCTCCAATCTGTTCGCTAATCGGTCACACAGATGTGGTTCTGGATTTCGCTTGGAGACGAACGAGCTTGACCGGCACCGATCCGGAACTAATCACCTGGTCTCGGGACCAAACCATGCGAATCTGGCGAATAGACGAAGAAATCCGGAAACTCTGCGAACGCTATCCGATGGAGGAAGATGACGGATTGATCATCGAAGAGGGCGTGAACCTCTCCAGGGTCAATTCGGGAAACAATCTCAAAAGTCCCACCCGAGAAAAGCAACCGTCAGTTTCACTGCAGCACGAGTTCTCACTGCTAAATCCAAATATCCCACACATAGACATTGAGGTTTTGGATCCGGTTAAAAGAACCGCCACGGTTCGAATCTCCGTCAACGGTTACGTGATCATGTTGCAGGTCAATTTCCCACTTCAATACCCGAACAATGGCATCGGTCCCGAATTCACCTACTGTCAGGGAACTTCCATTGACGACGACAACCTATCCGTTTCCCTGATGAAAGTTCTCCGGGCCACTGCAAGTCAACGCGTGAAAAAAGGAAGGACCTGTTTGGAGCAGTGCCTCCGAGCGTTGGTCACCCAGCTGAAAAATTCCTCCAACAATGGAGACAAGCACTTGCGGCTGCAATCACCTCGCTTGGAAGGTGCCCTCAGCAGTGCCCTGCACGATGCTTGTATCCCATTCCCAAAGACTTCCGGTGCTCGGTTTAGCCAGGTCGGAATACTGGTCACCTTTTCCCGGCCACTGAATACCAAACGGATCAGCTTGAAGCATCAGAATACTACGCCCAGGGCGCTGTCGGCTCTCAGCGGTGGTTATCTGGGAAATGTGATGGGATCGCAGCCGATTTTGTATGCACATCGAGACCCGAGTGCTTCTTCGTTCTACGTTCATGATAGG CAAAAAACTTCTCGAAACCGCGGAACACAACCGAAGGTCTGCGTTGCAACGGTTAACGTGTAcgacatttcaaaaatattgtacgTAAGCAAAGAACTTGCCGAGAACTACATCGTCAACACTACAAATGTGGCAG AAATGTGTCGCCACAATAAGGAAGTGGCTGAAAAGTACGGCCGTCCAGACCTGGTCCAGTGTTGGTCGCTGGCGGAAATGATCGCACAACCCAACAACGATTTCGACGCGGACGACGACATGCTTTGCTCGCAGAATCCCTTCGCCAAGAGCCTTCTGGAGTCGCT CATAAGCCACTTTGCCAGAATCTACGACATCCAGACGGCGGCCATGTTATGCTGCGCCTTTGGACGGCACTGTCCATCCCTGTACGAACTGTCGCGCAGTTCCAGTTCCAGCAGCAAATCCGTCAACCAAAGC CACTTTCTTAGTGGTCTGCGCAAAATCAAG CCAAGTGGATCACCATACCATACGATCCTGCCCGTGGATAGTGCCAATTCTAGCAACGTGTGGAACCTTGCCCAGCAACTAAAGCACCTGCGGAGCAACTCGTGGTCGGATTCGTTGGACGACTGTCGCATTGCTGGAATAGGAGACATCAATCGGAGTCTGCTCGGCGATAGCAATCGATACCTGTACGATAACTTCAAACGTGCCTATGCGGAAATGCTGTATCGCTGGGGTTTGCTGGTGACCCGAACGAAGATTCTGAAGTACCTGTCCAGCTACGTGGATCCGCCTCGATGCGTGGAGTTCGTGACGGAGTGTCCCCTGTGCTGTCGGATCGGATCACCGGCTTGCTCCACGTGTAAGAAACCAGTGCTGTACTGTACGCTCTGCCGGCTTCCGGTGCGTGGAGCTGCCAACGCGTGCCTTCACTGTGGCCACGGGGGCCATACCGAGCACATGCGCATATGGTTCGACAAGTACGACGAATGTGCCACGGGCTGTGGGTGCCATTGCTTGCAGAAAAGTTCGGCGTTATGTAACCTGAACTGA
- the LOC5564612 gene encoding GATOR complex protein WDR59 isoform X2, with amino-acid sequence MLSSFTEGPRFGAPGTSVPSSMGGTGVGGLETVSCLSRRSAWVREYRDLQANVMSVDWSGSWILLAGRRQLALQSIRDYEMHDSPVMLSRDDGNGGSPGGLSKFPRPWKYEVSAAEWAICKDSQEYCAIATSQTIEVLTWESGKPTIKHSLRAHTRMITDIDWHSKIPHLLASCSIDTFTHLWDLRDPRKPVLSLNAVCMSGASQVGFNRVSGNLVATAHDGDLRIWDQRKGSCPIQYITAHLSRIHGINWSHDHETSLSTASQDGTVKYFDINNPRRAEKIITTSSPVWRARYTPFADGLVTISVPHQGRGENSLLMWNNSRQDAPICSLIGHTDVVLDFAWRRTSLTGTDPELITWSRDQTMRIWRIDEEIRKLCERYPMEEDDGLIIEEGVNLSRVNSGNNLKSPTREKQPSVSLQHEFSLLNPNIPHIDIEVLDPVKRTATVRISVNGYVIMLQVNFPLQYPNNGIGPEFTYCQGTSIDDDNLSVSLMKVLRATASQRVKKGRTCLEQCLRALVTQLKNSSNNGDKHLRLQSPRLEGALSSALHDACIPFPKTSGARFSQVGILVTFSRPLNTKRISLKHQNTTPRALSALSGGYLGNVMGSQPILYAHRDPSASSFYVHDRQKTSRNRGTQPKVCVATVNVYDISKILYVSKELAENYIVNTTNVAEMCRHNKEVAEKYGRPDLVQCWSLAEMIAQPNNDFDADDDMLCSQNPFAKSLLESLISHFARIYDIQTAAMLCCAFGRHCPSLYELSRSSSSSSKSVNQSPSGSPYHTILPVDSANSSNVWNLAQQLKHLRSNSWSDSLDDCRIAGIGDINRSLLGDSNRYLYDNFKRAYAEMLYRWGLLVTRTKILKYLSSYVDPPRCVEFVTECPLCCRIGSPACSTCKKPVLYCTLCRLPVRGAANACLHCGHGGHTEHMRIWFDKYDECATGCGCHCLQKSSALCNLN; translated from the exons ATGTTATCTTCGTTCACGGAAGGGCCCCGATTCGGAGCCCCGGGCACCAGCGTCCCTTCCAGTATGGGCGGAACGGGCGTCGGAGGTCTGGAAACCGTAAGCTGCTTGTCGCGTCGTAGTGCTTGGGTTCGAGAGTATCGCGATCTGCAGGCTAATGTGATGTCCGTTGATTGGAGCGGGTCTTGGATTTTGCTGGCCGGAAGACGCCAACTTGCCCTGCAATCGATCAGAGATTACGAGATGCACGATTCCCCGGTAATGTTGAGCAGGGATGATGGCAACGGTGGAAGCCCAGGGGGATTGAGCAAGTTTCCACGGCCTTGGAAGTATGAAGTTTCGGCTGCTGAGTGGGCCATTTGTAAGGACAGTCAGGAATATTGTGCCATTGCAACGAGTCAGACAATAGAAGTGCTAACGTGGGAATCCGGAAAGCCAACGATTAAGCATTCCCTGAGGGCACACACCCGTATGATTACGGATATCGATTGGCACTCGAAGATACCGCATCTGCTGGCCAGCTGTTCCATTGACACGTTTACGCATTTGTGGGATCTGCGCGATCCGAGAAAACCGGTGCTTTCCTTGAATGCGGTTTGCATGTCCGGTGCCAGCCAAGTGGGCTTTAACAGGGTCTCGGGGAACTTGGTGGCAACAGCTCACGATGGCGACCTGAGGATCTGGGATCAACGCAAGGGATCGTGCCCTATTCAGTACATAACGGCCCACTTGTCGAGGATCCATGGAATCAATTGGAGTCATGATCACGAAACCAGCTTGTCGACGGCCAGCCAGGACGGAACGGTGAAATACTTCGACATTAATAATCCAAGACGAGCGGAGAAGATCATAACAACCTCTAGTCCTGTATGGAGGGCTCGTTATACGCCATTCGCCGATGGGTTGGTCACAATAAGCGTTCCTCATCAGGGAAGAGGAGAAAACAGTCTCCTGATGTGGAACAACTCCCGTCAAGACGCTCCAATCTGTTCGCTAATCGGTCACACAGATGTGGTTCTGGATTTCGCTTGGAGACGAACGAGCTTGACCGGCACCGATCCGGAACTAATCACCTGGTCTCGGGACCAAACCATGCGAATCTGGCGAATAGACGAAGAAATCCGGAAACTCTGCGAACGCTATCCGATGGAGGAAGATGACGGATTGATCATCGAAGAGGGCGTGAACCTCTCCAGGGTCAATTCGGGAAACAATCTCAAAAGTCCCACCCGAGAAAAGCAACCGTCAGTTTCACTGCAGCACGAGTTCTCACTGCTAAATCCAAATATCCCACACATAGACATTGAGGTTTTGGATCCGGTTAAAAGAACCGCCACGGTTCGAATCTCCGTCAACGGTTACGTGATCATGTTGCAGGTCAATTTCCCACTTCAATACCCGAACAATGGCATCGGTCCCGAATTCACCTACTGTCAGGGAACTTCCATTGACGACGACAACCTATCCGTTTCCCTGATGAAAGTTCTCCGGGCCACTGCAAGTCAACGCGTGAAAAAAGGAAGGACCTGTTTGGAGCAGTGCCTCCGAGCGTTGGTCACCCAGCTGAAAAATTCCTCCAACAATGGAGACAAGCACTTGCGGCTGCAATCACCTCGCTTGGAAGGTGCCCTCAGCAGTGCCCTGCACGATGCTTGTATCCCATTCCCAAAGACTTCCGGTGCTCGGTTTAGCCAGGTCGGAATACTGGTCACCTTTTCCCGGCCACTGAATACCAAACGGATCAGCTTGAAGCATCAGAATACTACGCCCAGGGCGCTGTCGGCTCTCAGCGGTGGTTATCTGGGAAATGTGATGGGATCGCAGCCGATTTTGTATGCACATCGAGACCCGAGTGCTTCTTCGTTCTACGTTCATGATAGG CAAAAAACTTCTCGAAACCGCGGAACACAACCGAAGGTCTGCGTTGCAACGGTTAACGTGTAcgacatttcaaaaatattgtacgTAAGCAAAGAACTTGCCGAGAACTACATCGTCAACACTACAAATGTGGCAG AAATGTGTCGCCACAATAAGGAAGTGGCTGAAAAGTACGGCCGTCCAGACCTGGTCCAGTGTTGGTCGCTGGCGGAAATGATCGCACAACCCAACAACGATTTCGACGCGGACGACGACATGCTTTGCTCGCAGAATCCCTTCGCCAAGAGCCTTCTGGAGTCGCT CATAAGCCACTTTGCCAGAATCTACGACATCCAGACGGCGGCCATGTTATGCTGCGCCTTTGGACGGCACTGTCCATCCCTGTACGAACTGTCGCGCAGTTCCAGTTCCAGCAGCAAATCCGTCAACCAAAGC CCAAGTGGATCACCATACCATACGATCCTGCCCGTGGATAGTGCCAATTCTAGCAACGTGTGGAACCTTGCCCAGCAACTAAAGCACCTGCGGAGCAACTCGTGGTCGGATTCGTTGGACGACTGTCGCATTGCTGGAATAGGAGACATCAATCGGAGTCTGCTCGGCGATAGCAATCGATACCTGTACGATAACTTCAAACGTGCCTATGCGGAAATGCTGTATCGCTGGGGTTTGCTGGTGACCCGAACGAAGATTCTGAAGTACCTGTCCAGCTACGTGGATCCGCCTCGATGCGTGGAGTTCGTGACGGAGTGTCCCCTGTGCTGTCGGATCGGATCACCGGCTTGCTCCACGTGTAAGAAACCAGTGCTGTACTGTACGCTCTGCCGGCTTCCGGTGCGTGGAGCTGCCAACGCGTGCCTTCACTGTGGCCACGGGGGCCATACCGAGCACATGCGCATATGGTTCGACAAGTACGACGAATGTGCCACGGGCTGTGGGTGCCATTGCTTGCAGAAAAGTTCGGCGTTATGTAACCTGAACTGA
- the LOC110675210 gene encoding uncharacterized protein LOC110675210 produces the protein MALSEIADFVVNVFQLINYLLKVSIFIGKILVEIIRNAGFVVWKVLEAIGRFMVVFYEDYSYFVEDFKNALSAIARFVCGCLVAICEGLVNAVLSVGNAVAAGYHGIGELLSGRLLTVPIFTFEFLKQVLVLVGNGVWFLVTLPGHFVKNFWEWLEAGLGVIGHFSRDVGAKSLEILSRLGHYLVKDVPLQSAAGIVILIVAYMNPRASKRVRYFCFRILRYFYRKLLPYGRGLRRKYIQLKEMIAQSIDYIILTILAGFEYLQNRATHIYDTGIHRTASFIRTFFTLSDRRRVRIIPHQRHHFSRIENRQDHSESEQSSRSSSASSNQSTESRSQSSPNKKHPADQSGPNIGLCIICEDNEKSVVLVPCGHLCMCKQCADQLQNYNQYCPICRTLIYRKVDVFI, from the coding sequence ATGGCCCTGTCGGAGATAGCGGACTTTGTCGTGAATGTGTTCCAACTGATCAACTACCTGCTCAAAGTTAGCATCTTCATCGGGAAGATCCTCGTCGAGATCATCCGCAATGCCGGCTTCGTCGTGTGGAAAGTGCTGGAGGCCATCGGGCGCTTTATGGTGGTGTTCTACGAGGACTATTCGTACTTTGTGGAGGACTTCAAAAACGCCCTGAGCGCAATTGCCCGATTTGTTTGCGGTTGTCTAGTGGCCATTTGCGAGGGGCTGGTCAATGCGGTGCTGTCCGTGGGGAACGCTGTGGCGGCAGGATACCACGGTATTGGGGAACTGCTTTCCGGGAGATTGCTCACCGTTCCGATCTTCACCTTTGAGTTCCTGAAGCAGGTGCTGGTTCTTGTCGGGAATGGAGTCTGGTTCCTGGTTACCCTGCCGGGTCATTTCGTCAAGAACTTCTGGGAATGGCTGGAAGCTGGCCTGGGAGTGATCGGTCATTTTTCGAGGGACGTCGGCGCCAAGAGTTTAGAGATTCTGTCCCGCCTGGGACACTACCTGGTGAAGGATGTTCCATTGCAATCAGCAGCCGGAATAGTTATCCTGATAGTGGCCTACATGAACCCTAGAGCCAGCAAAAGAGTGAGGTACTTTTGCTTCAGGATTCTCCGCTATTTCTACCGGAAGCTACTCCCATATGGACGAGGACTTCGTCGGAAATACATTCAGCTCAAGGAAATGATTGCTCAATCGATCGACTACATTATACTGACCATTCTCGCTGGCTTCGAGTACCTGCAAAACCGCGCAACGCACATCTACGATACCGGAATTCATCGCACCGCTTCATTCATTCGCACCTTTTTCACCTTATCCGATCGGCGCCGAGTTCGGATTATCCCCCATCAGAGGCACCACTTCAGCCGCATAGAAAACAGGCAGGACCACTCGGAATCGGAACAATCGTCCCGTTCCTCATCGGCCTCATCGAACCAATCGACTGAAAGCAGATCTCAAAGTAGTCCCAACAAGAAGCACCCTGCGGACCAATCCGGGCCCAACATTGGCCTCTGTATCATCTGCGAGGACAACGAGAAATCGGTGGTGCTGGTGCCGTGTGGCCATCTGTGCATGTGCAAGCAATGTGCCGATCAGCTGCAAAACTACAACCAGTACTGTCCCATCTGCCGGACCTTGATTTACCGCAAGGTGGACGTTTTTATATAG